The window aaagacggAAACTTGATTTATATCTAAACTTGATTTATATCTAAACTATatggataaaattatataaacaataaatatggGGATCGACTTGAAGATAACTTTGTACCgcatatgattttttttgatTGCCGTAAAATTAGGGACATGAATTTAAATTGACCATTATACCCTTATCGGGTTCATGCTTCAATCTTTATGCATTTGGTATGGAAATACCGGAATTACCCTTTCCATCTAAACCCAAAGACTAGAGTTTGATCGACCAAAGTCtctatctttctttctttctctccgATCGACTTTGTCGTGCTCTGTTGTGTTGCAGAGCCCCAAATCTGTATTGGGTGCAATTTCTTCCATCAATATAATCTTCGATTTGGTGATCGTGAAATAAGTATTCGGCATCTGCAATGACTCTGATGACTCCTCCACCGTTGGAGGTTATCACCCTCACCCTCTTTCTTTTATCTTACTCATTGCCTTCATATGAGGAATACACGCTTCAGTATATACGCTCTTGCTTTTTGCAGCTCTTATTTGGGTTCTTCACTCACTGGCATATGATTCTGTtcaattgttattattattattattattattactatcaTGGGTAGTTTGTTATTATTGCATCTGGGCTATCTCCCTAACCGGACTTTAATTTCGATGTTTGTTCGGGATGAGCTGATTTTCCCAGGGTATTTGATTGGAGAATTAAACTTCATTTATCAGATCCAAGTTCTCACTTTGACTTCTTTTTACAGCAAGAGGATGACGAGATGCTCGTGCCGCATACAGATTTCGTTGCTGAAGGTCCTCAACCCATGGAAGGTATATCGTTAAGATTCTGGATCAGTGATCCTTAACTTATGTTGCCTCTCTTCTGATTGCTGTTCCAATTGTTGGCAGTTGTACCCACAGAAAATGCTATTACTGCTGTTGCTCAACCAGATGATCCTCAATCTGCAAGGTTTACATGGAAAATAGATAACTTCTCTAGGTTGAACAACAAGAAGCTCTATTCTGATACTTTCTATGTTGGAGGATACAAATGGTACTAGATTTACCACagtatttctttctttccttttggtaTTTTCTCCAGATTCTGTTTAATCATGTTGCCTACTTATTATTTTGCGGTTTTATTTTGACAGGCGGGTGCTTACTTTTCCAAAGGGGAATAATGTGGATCATTTGTCAATGTACCTAGATGTTGCAGATTCTACCACTTTACCATATGGATGGAGTAGATATGCTCAGTTCAGTTTGGCTGTGGTTAATCAAGCTCATGCGAAGTTCACAATAAGGAAAGGTAGCATGTATAGTATCGCCGCAAGTTTGTTCATGAcaatttaaactatttattaagATCTTTGTTtctatatattgtaattttttggTGCGCATttatacaaaaagaaaaaaaaagagttatgTCCTGTGTAGAAGGCATGAATTTGTCTCATCCAGGGAAGCATTGATTGAAGTATAGTTTTTCTAAAACTAGAATGTAGCACAAGCAGGGGTTGGATTATTGGTATAAGATGATTGTTAGTGCCTCAGAGTACAGTTTTTGATTCCCTATAAGGGTCATGCTAATGATTTCAATTCCCCATTTTATTAGCTTGCTgattaaatgtttcattttggAGGTCTTATCACATAGTAATTTATATTGATGGTATAATGGAAAGTGATTCCAGGAAATACTGGAACATTTGTTAGGACAATTGAATTATTGATGATCTGATAAACAATTAAACATCTCCTGGAAGAGATACAAACTGTTTTTACTGCAATGGATAAAAGATACTTGTGTGGTTTCAGTGATCCAAAGTACATCCGATTTCGAAACTGCTCTCGAAAATTCTGTTCTTTGATAATCATCATTGAAGTAAAAATCTATGAATGTCACTATAAATACTTTATTGCAGCAATCTGTTAGTAAAGTTCTTCTTGACATTGATGTATAGTACCATTTTATAATGTATTATACTAATTCACTTAATATGTGTaatctatttttataataaacttaaggttataatatttttgttgtttttggtcCTCTGTATATGGATGGCCAAAGCTTTTACAGTTTTGCACATACCTTTCTGATGCTGATACACTTTTACTTTTTCAGACTTTTATTAGGATGGTAAAATGAGATTTCCTTTTGGTATGATAGTATTGGGCTTTGATCCCGGCAATCTAGTTATCATAGTAGAGTTCTCATTTTGGTGCTGATTTTATCATGTATATATTCCTGCAGATACACAGCACCAGTTTAATGGCAGAGAAAGTGATTGGGGTTTTACTTCTTTCATGCCATTAAGTGAGTTATATGACCCAGCTAGAGGTTATCTGGTGAATGACACTGTTGTTGTTGAAGCTGATGTTGCCGTCAAAAGGGTTGTTGATTACTTTTCACATGATTCAAAGAAGGAGACAGGTTATGTTGGATTGAAAAACCAAGGGGCTACTTGTTACATGAATTCTCTTCTACAGACCTTATACCATATTCCTTATTTCAGAAAGGTCTGCTTCTGTTTATGTTGTCTGATTCATATTGATTTCTGACTTAATAACTTACTGTGGAATGTCAAGTTCAGGCTGTGTACCATATGCCAACAACTGAGAATGATATGCCATCAGGGAGCATCCCGTTAGCCCTACAGAGTTTATTCTACAAACTTCAGTATAGTGACACCAGTGTAGCTACAAAAGAGTTGACAAAGTCGTTTGGGTGGGATACATATGACTCATTTATGCAGCATGATGTGCAAGAACTGAATAGGGTTCTCTGTGAGAAGCTTGAAGATAAAATGAAGGTTTGCTGATTTGAGTACAACAATATTTGTTCGTGTTGTTTTCAGAATGAATTTTGCTCATGTGCATTTTCTGTGTGCAGGGTACTGTCGTAGAAGGCACAATACAACAGTTGTTTGAAGGACACCATATGAATTATATAGAATGCATCAATGTGGATTACAAATCCACAAGAAAGGAATCTTTCTATGGTACTCTTACCTTAATATGTCTTCGTAAGATGTGCCTAGATAAGAATAACCAACTTCATCTATGGCTGTAGATCTTCAACTCGATGTAAAAGGATGTAAGGATGTCTATGCTTCCTTTGACAAGTATGTGGAAGTTGAACGCCTTGAAGGTGACAATAAGTATCATGCTGAACAATATGGTTTACAGGTCAGAAGCTTTTAGCTAAGGTCTAAAATTCTGAGCATTGTTGATATTTTTGGTTTCCAAAATATATTTCTTGAATTTCCGGTACTTGTTCCAGTTGTCCAATCCCAAGTGGATTTAACAACACTTTTACTTTGATACATGTCATATCTTGTAATCATCATGTATATTTTCTTACTGATACGGACTTAATATCTGGGAGTAAAAGGACCATTGCTTGATAATACTCAAAAGATTTTAagtatttatgtaaaattatcaGCCCAAACAAGTATTTCTTACTTCTGTggactaaatttattttatggtGATGTGAACTATCTATCTTACCAAGTTTTTCgcttatgcaggatgcaaagaAGGGTGTCCTATTCATTGACTTCCCTCCTGTCCTTCAACTGCAGTTAAAACGTTTTGAATATGATTTTATGCGGGATACCATGGTAAAGGTTAGTATGTCTAGACTTGATGTTTGATTCTTTCTTTGTGCAAGATATGCATTGCTTGCTATTCAATTGTGACTTTCAACTGCAGTTAAAACGTTTTGAATATGTGTATGTATCAAGTATTTGGAATTTGTGCAGGATATATATGCAATGCTTCATTCATAATCTTGAACATAGTTCTCCAATCACACAAACTTTTTATTTTCCACACTGTGACCATCCTTATagttttcatcatttatataCAGATCAATGATCGATATGAGTTCCCATTACAACTTGATCTCGATAGAGATAATGGAAAGTATTTATCGCCTGAAGCAGATAGGAGTGTTCGGAACTTGTATACCCTACATAGGTACTTCTTAGCTTGTCCTTCTGGCTGCTTTTTCGtttcttctgattttttttGAAGCCCAGATAATGTTTTTGTTCCTTATGAGATATCTCTGTTCTTGATTAAGCTAGTTCAGAGGTCATTTTTTGCTTATGCATGTATACTTTTAACATGTTTCCACACTTTGTTTTGTACTGCTTGCCAATTTGTAACTGTTTGATACGTGGCATTCTGAGTATTGCGTTGGACAGAAACGCGCAGGTAATATTGCATGATGCTGGGTGTCTATAGTTGTAAACTCTAAATTTATTTGGAGATTTGCAGTTTTTGATTGTGGTGCATATTATTCTTTAGGAATTGTTTGATATACTGTATGTTGCTGCGTTCTGATTGCTTGGACATATAACATACCACAAAAGCCTGAATTGTTGGATAAATTGCATTTCTTCATGTGTATTATTGCAGATATCCCTATTGCTCGTTTAGTTCAGTGGTAGAACGCAAGACTCATGGCCACAAGGTCGTGGGTTCTTCAAGTCTTTGtgatcatttattattattattattctatctCCCTACACTCACTATCTAACAATTAGAGGAGAAAATTCCGTGTATCTGTTTTGTAAACAGTGTAACGTTAAAAATTAGGATTTATGTGATGCAATAGATTTCCCAATTTCTAATTTGTCTTATTCTGGTATGTATAGGCGAATATCCAATTGGCACATCTCTTGAAATTATAACCTTTGCTTGTACCTGTTTACAGTGTCTTGGTTCACAGTGGTGGGGTGCATGGTGGGCATTACTATGCTTATATAAGACCAATTCTCTCAGATCAATGGTATGCATGACTATTAATCTGTATCAGCTTTTGCCTTCTTTTCTCATATTTTCATCTTCTGTAAATCCAGGCATCTCATTGATATTTTGCTCAGCTGAGACTTTCCTAATAGCATAAGTTGAGTTAGAGTCATAAGCAAATGGTTCACATTTTTAGTTGTAGATCATTTAGGCtagctttttttttctttatttatttttcttcttctggTGACATTCTTCACTTATATCTGTTGCTTTTAGGTTCAAATTTGACGATGAACGGGTgacaaaagaagaaacaaagaagGCACTGGAGGAACAGTTTGGTGGTGAGGAGGAGGTATATTATACTTTCTCTATTTCTTGTGCCCAAAATATCTGTCCCTATTCTTTACCACTGCACTTTCTTTATGTTCTCTTATGTATCAGCTTCCACAGACAAATCCTGGATTCAACAACTCACCGTTCAAGTTCACAAAATATTCAAATGCTTACATGCTTGTGTATATACGTGACACTGACAAGGATAAGATTATATGCAATGTTGATGAAAAGGACATAGCTGAACACCTTAGGGTAGATATTTATCTTTCGTTGAATATTTTACCCCTACAGTTTTTCTGAAGTTAATATCAGTCATCTGTTCGTTATCTTCCAGATCAGATTGAAGAAAGAACAGGAAGAAAAGGAgcaaaagagaaaagaaaaatcagagGCTCATctttatacaataataaagGTTACTAATTTTCATCTTCCTTTGAAAGTTGGT is drawn from Impatiens glandulifera chromosome 3, dImpGla2.1, whole genome shotgun sequence and contains these coding sequences:
- the LOC124933022 gene encoding ubiquitin C-terminal hydrolase 12-like isoform X1, which produces MTLMTPPPLEQEDDEMLVPHTDFVAEGPQPMEVVPTENAITAVAQPDDPQSARFTWKIDNFSRLNNKKLYSDTFYVGGYKWRVLTFPKGNNVDHLSMYLDVADSTTLPYGWSRYAQFSLAVVNQAHAKFTIRKDTQHQFNGRESDWGFTSFMPLSELYDPARGYLVNDTVVVEADVAVKRVVDYFSHDSKKETGYVGLKNQGATCYMNSLLQTLYHIPYFRKAVYHMPTTENDMPSGSIPLALQSLFYKLQYSDTSVATKELTKSFGWDTYDSFMQHDVQELNRVLCEKLEDKMKGTVVEGTIQQLFEGHHMNYIECINVDYKSTRKESFYDLQLDVKGCKDVYASFDKYVEVERLEGDNKYHAEQYGLQDAKKGVLFIDFPPVLQLQLKRFEYDFMRDTMVKINDRYEFPLQLDLDRDNGKYLSPEADRSVRNLYTLHSVLVHSGGVHGGHYYAYIRPILSDQWFKFDDERVTKEETKKALEEQFGGEEELPQTNPGFNNSPFKFTKYSNAYMLVYIRDTDKDKIICNVDEKDIAEHLRIRLKKEQEEKEQKRKEKSEAHLYTIIKVARNEDLLEQIGKDVYFDLVDHDKARHFRIQKQMPFNMFKEEVAKEFGIPVQFQRYWLWAKRQNHTYRPNRPLTPQEETQSVGQVREVSNKANNAELKLFLEVELGQGLQSIAPPLKTKDDILLFFKIYDPFKEELRYAGHLFVTASGKPVDILAKLNELAGFTPDEEIELFEEIKFEPNVMCEHIDKKLTFRSSQLEDGDIICFQKSRAESIVQCRYPDFPSFLEYVHNRQVVRFRSLEKPKEDEFSLEMSKLHTYDDVAERVARHLGLDDPSKIRLTPHNCYSQQPKPQPIKYRGVEHLADMLVHYNQTSDILYYEVLDIPLPELQGLKTLKVAFLHATKDEVAIHTIRLPKQSTVEDVINDLKTKVELSHPNAELRLLEVFYHKIYKIFPLNEKIENINDQYWTLRAEEIPEEEKNLGPHDRLIHVYHFFKDTTQNQVVQNFGDPFFLVVHEGETLTEVKIRIQKKLQVLDEEFSKWKFAFLSLGRPEYLQDSDIVSSRFQRNVYGAWEQYLGLEHPDSAPKRSYAANQNRHAFEKPVRIYN
- the LOC124933022 gene encoding ubiquitin C-terminal hydrolase 12-like isoform X2, with protein sequence MTLMTPPPLEQEDDEMLVPHTDFVAEGPQPMEVVPTENAITAVAQPDDPQSARFTWKIDNFSRLNNKKLYSDTFYVGGYKWRVLTFPKGNNVDHLSMYLDVADSTTLPYGWSRYAQFSLAVVNQAHAKFTIRKDTQHQFNGRESDWGFTSFMPLSELYDPARGYLVNDTVVVEADVAVKRVVDYFSHDSKKETGYVGLKNQGATCYMNSLLQTLYHIPYFRKAVYHMPTTENDMPSGSIPLALQSLFYKLQYSDTSVATKELTKSFGWDTYDSFMQHDVQELNRVLCEKLEDKMKGTVVEGTIQQLFEGHHMNYIECINVDYKSTRKESFYDLQLDVKGCKDVYASFDKYVEVERLEGDNKYHAEQYGLQDAKKGVLFIDFPPVLQLQLKRFEYDFMRDTMVKINDRYEFPLQLDLDRDNGKYLSPEADRSVRNLYTLHSVLVHSGGVHGGHYYAYIRPILSDQWFKFDDERVTKEETKKALEEQFGGEEETNPGFNNSPFKFTKYSNAYMLVYIRDTDKDKIICNVDEKDIAEHLRIRLKKEQEEKEQKRKEKSEAHLYTIIKVARNEDLLEQIGKDVYFDLVDHDKARHFRIQKQMPFNMFKEEVAKEFGIPVQFQRYWLWAKRQNHTYRPNRPLTPQEETQSVGQVREVSNKANNAELKLFLEVELGQGLQSIAPPLKTKDDILLFFKIYDPFKEELRYAGHLFVTASGKPVDILAKLNELAGFTPDEEIELFEEIKFEPNVMCEHIDKKLTFRSSQLEDGDIICFQKSRAESIVQCRYPDFPSFLEYVHNRQVVRFRSLEKPKEDEFSLEMSKLHTYDDVAERVARHLGLDDPSKIRLTPHNCYSQQPKPQPIKYRGVEHLADMLVHYNQTSDILYYEVLDIPLPELQGLKTLKVAFLHATKDEVAIHTIRLPKQSTVEDVINDLKTKVELSHPNAELRLLEVFYHKIYKIFPLNEKIENINDQYWTLRAEEIPEEEKNLGPHDRLIHVYHFFKDTTQNQVVQNFGDPFFLVVHEGETLTEVKIRIQKKLQVLDEEFSKWKFAFLSLGRPEYLQDSDIVSSRFQRNVYGAWEQYLGLEHPDSAPKRSYAANQNRHAFEKPVRIYN